Proteins from one Salinispora arenicola genomic window:
- the ligD gene encoding non-homologous end-joining DNA ligase, protein MPADRLRVEVAGRTLELSNLDKVLYPAAGFTKGEVIDYYTRVAPVLLPHLSDRALTRIRFPNGVDGGSFFEKNAPAATPSWVRTETLPAPGSTKGRESIDYVVADELPTLVWLANLAALELHTPQWRIGAYPDMMVVDLDPGPPAGLRQCCRVALLMRDRLADDGIDSYPKTSGKKGMQLSCPIAGTQPADVVSGYARRIAQELERASPKLIVSKMARKLRAGKVFIDWSQNSAAKTTVAPYSLRAQPVPSVSTPLTWTEVEAGGAGKRPSVRPYTAAEVLTRVAEQGDLLAPLLTGGPELPG, encoded by the coding sequence ATGCCGGCTGACCGGCTCCGGGTCGAGGTGGCCGGCCGTACCCTGGAGTTGTCTAATCTGGACAAGGTGCTCTACCCGGCGGCTGGGTTCACCAAGGGTGAGGTGATCGACTACTACACCCGGGTGGCTCCGGTGCTCCTGCCGCACTTGTCCGACCGGGCACTGACCCGGATCCGTTTCCCGAACGGCGTCGACGGTGGCTCGTTTTTCGAGAAGAACGCTCCGGCGGCGACACCGAGCTGGGTGCGTACCGAGACGTTGCCTGCCCCTGGTTCGACGAAGGGGCGGGAGAGCATCGACTACGTGGTCGCCGACGAGCTTCCCACCCTGGTCTGGTTGGCCAATCTCGCCGCCCTGGAACTGCACACACCCCAGTGGCGAATCGGGGCCTACCCGGACATGATGGTTGTCGACCTCGACCCGGGCCCACCGGCCGGCCTACGGCAGTGCTGTCGGGTGGCGCTGTTGATGCGGGACCGGCTCGCTGACGATGGAATCGACTCGTATCCGAAAACCTCGGGGAAGAAGGGCATGCAGCTCTCCTGCCCGATCGCCGGAACCCAACCGGCCGACGTCGTGTCCGGCTACGCCCGACGGATCGCCCAGGAGCTGGAGCGGGCCAGTCCGAAGCTGATCGTGTCCAAGATGGCGCGGAAGCTGCGAGCGGGCAAGGTCTTCATCGACTGGAGCCAGAACAGTGCGGCGAAGACGACGGTCGCGCCGTACTCGTTGCGCGCTCAACCGGTGCCGTCGGTGTCCACCCCGCTGACCTGGACCGAGGTGGAGGCCGGTGGGGCCGGCAAACGGCCGTCGGTCAGGCCGTACACGGCGGCCGAGGTGCTCACCCGGGTTGCGGAGCAGGGCGACCTGCTCGCCCCGCTCCTTACCGGCGGCCCCGAGCTGCCGGGATAG
- a CDS encoding VOC family protein, which produces MNAVPPPTTRADRTFLASPHRIGITIDCPDAALAAAFWERFLGYQRRPHAEGSTYVTVDCPEHVAGPPHLTFQQVPEPKTGKARAHLDLFVDHARPLTQQMLAAGAQQVSVTDAGEWTTRVLTDPAGNEFCVIGPD; this is translated from the coding sequence ATGAACGCCGTACCACCACCAACGACGCGTGCGGACAGGACCTTCCTCGCCTCCCCCCACCGAATCGGTATCACCATCGACTGTCCCGATGCGGCCTTGGCAGCGGCGTTCTGGGAACGGTTTCTCGGCTATCAACGGCGACCGCACGCCGAAGGAAGCACCTATGTCACGGTCGACTGCCCGGAGCACGTGGCGGGCCCGCCACACCTGACGTTCCAGCAGGTCCCCGAGCCCAAGACCGGCAAGGCGCGCGCCCACCTCGACCTCTTCGTCGACCACGCGCGACCACTGACGCAACAGATGCTCGCCGCCGGCGCCCAACAGGTCAGTGTGACCGATGCCGGTGAGTGGACGACCCGAGTCCTGACCGACCCGGCCGGCAACGAGTTCTGCGTCATCGGCCCGGACTGA
- a CDS encoding TIGR03620 family F420-dependent LLM class oxidoreductase encodes MRRTSPDRTGDIHHRETDTNDSHRGLGRVGIWTMAFDWQPAGLVRDATAELEELGYGAVWYAEGLGRDAVSQAWLILGNTRRLVVGAGVANIAAREPIAMAAAHRALDDAYAGRFVLGLGGHRTHDTPTNAIPGRYGRPVQTMTAYLDAMDAATTVLPEPTPPRRRVLAALGPRMTELAAQRTEGALPYFAPVEHTRRAREAMGPGPLLAVELAVALADEPDRGRQLARDHVAYYTSTAPHQAANLRRLGFTEQDMRGLSSTLVDAVVAHGDLDTVRTRVREHLDAGANHVCIQVLTADPATLPMDEWRELAFLTTEATTSRVG; translated from the coding sequence ATGCGGAGAACTTCTCCAGATCGTACTGGTGACATCCACCACCGGGAGACCGACACAAACGACAGTCACCGAGGGCTCGGTCGAGTCGGCATCTGGACCATGGCGTTCGACTGGCAGCCAGCCGGGCTCGTCCGCGACGCGACCGCCGAATTGGAGGAACTCGGCTACGGTGCGGTGTGGTATGCCGAGGGCCTCGGCCGCGACGCGGTCAGCCAGGCATGGCTCATCCTGGGCAACACCCGCCGGCTGGTCGTCGGAGCGGGCGTCGCCAACATCGCCGCGCGGGAACCAATCGCGATGGCCGCAGCCCACCGTGCGCTGGACGACGCGTACGCGGGACGGTTCGTGCTGGGACTCGGCGGACATCGAACCCACGACACCCCGACCAACGCTATCCCCGGGCGCTACGGACGACCGGTACAGACGATGACCGCCTACCTCGACGCCATGGACGCCGCCACCACCGTGCTTCCCGAGCCAACACCTCCTCGCCGCCGGGTCCTCGCCGCGCTCGGCCCCAGAATGACCGAACTCGCCGCACAACGCACCGAGGGCGCCCTGCCCTACTTCGCACCCGTCGAACACACCCGCCGCGCCCGGGAGGCCATGGGACCTGGTCCACTGCTCGCAGTGGAACTCGCGGTCGCCCTCGCCGACGAACCCGATCGCGGGCGCCAGCTGGCCCGCGACCATGTCGCCTACTACACCTCCACCGCCCCGCACCAGGCTGCCAATCTGCGTCGCCTGGGCTTCACCGAACAGGACATGCGGGGCCTGAGTAGCACCCTGGTCGACGCCGTGGTCGCCCACGGCGACCTCGACACGGTACGCACCCGCGTGCGTGAGCACCTGGACGCGGGCGCAAACCACGTCTGCATCCAGGTGCTCACCGCGGATCCGGCCACGCTGCCCATGGACGAGTGGCGGGAGCTGGCGTTCCTCACCACCGAGGCGACGACATCGAGGGTCGGTTGA
- a CDS encoding TetR/AcrR family transcriptional regulator has protein sequence MRVDARRNRDRLVAAATAVIAEHGPAASLNEIAQRAGVGAGTLYRHFPTRASLLLEVFTTRIEALCARARELAQSRSPGDALTAWLEAFLQHCLTDRGLAETIMKVPPGSDLDCAAKLRTAGAGLVARAQEAGVVRTGLEVEDVLQLTIGIALAADGPGRAERLLSLAVAGLRA, from the coding sequence ATGCGTGTCGACGCGCGGCGCAACCGGGATCGGCTGGTGGCGGCGGCCACCGCCGTCATCGCCGAGCACGGTCCCGCCGCCTCCCTCAACGAGATCGCGCAACGGGCAGGCGTCGGTGCTGGCACCCTGTACCGACACTTTCCTACCCGGGCGTCGCTGCTGCTCGAGGTCTTCACCACCAGGATCGAGGCCTTGTGCGCGCGAGCCCGCGAACTGGCCCAGAGCCGGTCGCCGGGCGACGCGCTGACGGCGTGGCTGGAGGCGTTCCTCCAGCACTGCCTGACGGATCGAGGTCTGGCTGAGACGATCATGAAGGTGCCGCCGGGCTCCGACCTGGACTGCGCCGCGAAGCTACGTACGGCGGGGGCGGGCCTGGTCGCGCGGGCCCAGGAGGCCGGCGTCGTGCGCACCGGCCTCGAGGTCGAGGACGTCCTGCAACTGACGATCGGTATCGCTCTGGCGGCGGATGGTCCCGGCCGGGCGGAACGCCTTCTGTCCCTTGCTGTTGCCGGCCTGCGCGCCTGA
- a CDS encoding LppX_LprAFG lipoprotein, with the protein MSRWKNVTVLTVATVSAVAVAACGPSTASREASQQSSVLELLANDLQGSLQEVMNKSSKIETLRANVVGSFPDDFEMQMVMDLRDPVSYEMVMEVAGDATTIRLIDSVMYMETPEAQRESNDGMRWMKMDLSSAFASGMGLEQQVKEVDPVKQVKTLLEIEGVTAVGEETVNGVRTVHYTLTTTPEEYLALQKEEGERDADELADLAAQVDELGVTEIKTDLWIDEQYWPRRAQVTMGEMGVMTMDYTDYNEPVTIEAPPAAETTDFAELLQGLGEEFGTNT; encoded by the coding sequence GTGTCACGTTGGAAGAACGTCACCGTCCTGACAGTCGCGACGGTTTCTGCGGTAGCGGTGGCTGCCTGCGGACCCAGCACGGCGTCGCGGGAAGCGTCGCAGCAGTCGAGCGTGCTGGAACTGCTCGCCAACGACCTCCAGGGTTCGCTCCAGGAGGTGATGAACAAGTCCAGCAAGATCGAGACTCTGCGGGCGAATGTGGTCGGCTCGTTTCCCGATGACTTCGAGATGCAGATGGTGATGGACCTGCGTGACCCGGTGAGTTACGAGATGGTCATGGAGGTGGCGGGAGACGCCACCACCATCCGCTTGATCGACTCGGTGATGTATATGGAGACCCCCGAGGCGCAGCGCGAGAGCAACGACGGTATGCGCTGGATGAAGATGGACCTCTCCTCGGCATTCGCATCGGGGATGGGCCTCGAGCAGCAGGTGAAGGAAGTCGACCCGGTCAAGCAGGTCAAGACGCTGCTGGAAATCGAGGGAGTCACCGCCGTCGGTGAGGAGACGGTAAACGGGGTGCGCACGGTCCACTACACCCTCACCACCACCCCGGAGGAGTACCTCGCCCTGCAGAAAGAGGAGGGTGAGCGCGATGCCGACGAGCTGGCGGATCTCGCTGCCCAGGTGGACGAGCTCGGCGTCACCGAGATCAAGACCGACCTGTGGATCGACGAGCAGTACTGGCCCCGCCGGGCGCAGGTGACGATGGGCGAGATGGGCGTCATGACGATGGACTACACCGACTACAACGAGCCGGTGACCATCGAGGCCCCGCCGGCCGCGGAGACCACCGACTTCGCCGAGCTCCTCCAGGGCCTCGGGGAGGAGTTCGGCACCAACACCTGA
- a CDS encoding DivIVA domain-containing protein: MVNMRSLLRRLTHRPVPTPHEPVTRHHGPDPWTRAQPPLRPWQVRDRCFNMRRRGLDPVEIRAFLHRVADELTTAQTALVAVQEENIRIKDALRAWQTAQSTSHDHR, translated from the coding sequence GTGGTCAACATGCGCAGCCTGCTCCGCCGACTCACGCACCGACCGGTCCCCACCCCGCATGAACCGGTCACCCGCCACCACGGACCGGATCCGTGGACGCGTGCCCAGCCTCCGCTGCGGCCGTGGCAGGTCCGGGACCGGTGCTTCAACATGCGCCGGCGGGGGCTCGACCCGGTCGAGATCCGCGCCTTTCTGCACCGGGTCGCCGACGAGTTGACCACCGCCCAGACCGCCCTGGTCGCGGTGCAGGAGGAGAACATTCGGATCAAGGACGCCCTGCGGGCGTGGCAGACCGCCCAATCGACGAGCCACGACCACCGATGA
- a CDS encoding winged helix-turn-helix domain-containing protein has protein sequence MPIPPTMDELISDLLKRIELGEFQPGSQIPSTQELADHYDLSLSTIHRAVARLREQGVLVGRPGRGVFVAETGER, from the coding sequence GTGCCGATTCCACCGACCATGGATGAACTGATCAGCGATCTGTTGAAGCGGATCGAGCTGGGCGAGTTCCAGCCCGGATCGCAGATTCCGTCCACCCAGGAACTCGCCGATCACTACGACCTGTCGCTGTCGACGATCCATCGGGCGGTGGCGCGGCTGCGGGAGCAAGGGGTACTGGTGGGCCGTCCGGGTCGTGGTGTCTTCGTCGCCGAGACGGGTGAGCGTTGA
- a CDS encoding M48 family metalloprotease, with translation MQCANCGNQIDPANGACGCGTSMPQAAGADVPGQRPAQPISVPPHHAPSVPPLQPAPPVQRLFTRPPGYPTFVSWIVTGMFRNRRGAIGAFIAAWFNLPLAVFVGGLGVVYGGIAGYFGGFTRGNDVGPEFLMEVPVLGSVLSGSVLQVGGLLGLLVGVVLGALAGFFGGLFVPWALVTTEPVFAAGYFVAQIIVAVLLGLLYTVYGVATEGWRLRAAGCREPSRRERELLLPILVDCAMRLQLNGHPKLLVDDSREANAVCGTRHIVISCGLLDEFDYDPEPIAAVLCHELTHWRNADPVSGLFIRGLGLPLYLAYVFVTWLRRTFRHPLLSLVLGLGSWPLLLTVRYFVMPMQAAGGRAAEYLADQGAIWTGHHTGLRQVLSRFQRSFDGARDGWERAVRATHPPNELRLEHAEAPGVDYPLPDRDSPARPLPVVVSSSHSRD, from the coding sequence GTGCAGTGCGCGAACTGCGGCAATCAGATCGATCCGGCAAACGGCGCGTGCGGGTGTGGCACTTCGATGCCGCAGGCTGCCGGGGCGGACGTACCCGGCCAGCGACCAGCGCAGCCGATCTCCGTCCCACCGCACCACGCCCCGTCGGTCCCACCGCTACAGCCAGCACCGCCGGTGCAGCGGTTGTTCACCCGACCCCCCGGCTATCCGACCTTCGTGTCCTGGATTGTGACCGGCATGTTCCGGAACCGGCGCGGTGCGATCGGCGCGTTCATCGCTGCCTGGTTCAACCTGCCGCTCGCCGTGTTCGTCGGTGGCCTGGGAGTCGTGTACGGCGGCATAGCCGGCTACTTTGGCGGGTTTACCCGCGGCAACGACGTCGGTCCTGAATTCCTCATGGAGGTTCCCGTCCTCGGTTCGGTGCTCAGTGGTTCCGTGCTGCAGGTTGGCGGCCTACTCGGACTTCTGGTCGGCGTGGTGCTCGGTGCCCTGGCCGGGTTCTTCGGTGGCCTTTTCGTGCCGTGGGCCTTGGTCACGACCGAGCCGGTGTTCGCCGCCGGATACTTCGTGGCCCAGATCATCGTCGCGGTTCTCCTCGGCCTGCTCTACACCGTCTACGGAGTCGCTACCGAAGGATGGCGGCTCCGGGCCGCTGGCTGCCGTGAACCCAGCCGGCGGGAAAGAGAGCTGCTACTGCCGATCCTCGTCGACTGCGCGATGCGGCTGCAGCTCAACGGGCACCCGAAGCTGCTCGTGGACGACAGCCGCGAGGCGAACGCGGTGTGTGGAACCCGACACATTGTGATCAGCTGCGGACTACTCGACGAGTTCGACTACGATCCCGAGCCGATCGCGGCGGTGCTGTGTCACGAGCTGACGCACTGGCGCAACGCCGACCCGGTGTCCGGCCTGTTCATCCGCGGGCTCGGGCTGCCGCTGTACCTCGCCTACGTGTTCGTCACGTGGCTACGGCGGACGTTCCGGCACCCGCTCCTCTCCCTCGTCCTGGGGCTCGGCTCCTGGCCGTTGCTGCTCACCGTCCGGTATTTCGTCATGCCGATGCAGGCGGCGGGGGGTCGAGCCGCCGAATACCTCGCCGACCAGGGCGCTATCTGGACGGGACACCACACCGGGCTGCGGCAGGTGCTGAGCCGGTTCCAGCGAAGCTTCGACGGTGCCCGCGATGGCTGGGAACGTGCGGTCCGCGCCACCCACCCACCGAACGAGCTGCGTCTGGAGCACGCCGAGGCACCCGGCGTCGACTACCCGCTGCCCGACCGCGACTCCCCGGCGCGTCCGCTTCCCGTGGTCGTGTCCAGCTCACACTCCCGTGACTGA
- a CDS encoding zinc ribbon domain-containing protein has translation MTVVQSCARCRTVLIPGQQGCVRCGLTAAEPTRECPACRRPTAVDAQFCPACGEQLRQRSPMSAADPATDPVPGTDLATAPAPGTDPAAPLAAAPAVFATVRKPRRWVYLLTGVALAVLLTGITGLYAVQSILYTPGRVVTGYFAALSERDAAAARSFLEEPRSESPNDSGELPLIPMTASYQPPSEVVVTSIEELNEVELAGSPAAANSDDWRSAAVTYLLDDRTHREKLYLHRQERKEKGVFRGWLIYGGINRMAAYVGRDGPGVLINGQAVPTREGYARARVFPGVHEVRLADDPLFEAEPEAAEVGLLKPHAVPLMPTLRESARDEVESQVKAYLDECAKSTDLSPDGCPFSWIEIGTSKKVEWTIDAYPKLSFSVGDGEVAVRGLLGRVTVAWTGYGGVKHESDLLYHITGQAAVIDGKVTFRSD, from the coding sequence ATGACGGTTGTTCAGTCCTGCGCGAGATGCCGGACCGTGCTCATTCCCGGCCAGCAGGGGTGCGTGCGATGTGGCCTCACGGCCGCCGAGCCGACACGGGAGTGCCCCGCCTGTCGACGTCCCACCGCCGTGGATGCGCAGTTCTGTCCTGCCTGTGGCGAACAGCTGAGGCAGCGGTCACCGATGTCCGCCGCCGACCCGGCTACGGACCCGGTTCCCGGCACCGACCTGGCCACGGCACCGGCGCCCGGCACCGACCCGGCCGCCCCGTTGGCGGCAGCGCCCGCCGTGTTCGCCACAGTGCGCAAACCCCGTCGCTGGGTGTATCTGCTCACCGGCGTCGCACTGGCAGTGCTGCTGACCGGCATCACGGGTCTCTACGCGGTGCAGAGCATCCTCTACACGCCCGGACGCGTGGTGACGGGCTACTTTGCCGCACTGTCCGAACGGGACGCCGCGGCGGCGCGGTCATTCCTTGAGGAGCCGCGCAGCGAGAGCCCGAACGATTCCGGCGAACTGCCGTTGATCCCGATGACCGCGTCGTACCAGCCGCCGTCGGAGGTAGTGGTCACGTCGATCGAGGAACTGAACGAGGTCGAGCTGGCGGGCAGCCCGGCCGCGGCGAACAGTGACGACTGGCGTTCGGCCGCGGTTACCTACCTGCTCGATGACCGTACCCATCGGGAGAAGCTGTACCTGCACCGGCAGGAGCGGAAGGAGAAGGGTGTCTTCCGTGGCTGGCTGATCTACGGCGGGATCAATCGGATGGCCGCGTACGTCGGGAGGGACGGCCCGGGCGTGCTCATCAACGGGCAGGCGGTGCCGACCCGCGAGGGGTACGCGAGGGCACGCGTCTTTCCCGGTGTCCACGAGGTGCGGTTGGCCGACGACCCACTGTTCGAGGCGGAGCCGGAGGCCGCGGAGGTTGGCCTGCTGAAGCCGCACGCCGTACCGCTCATGCCGACACTCAGGGAGTCCGCACGCGACGAGGTCGAGAGTCAGGTGAAGGCGTACCTGGACGAGTGCGCCAAGAGCACCGACCTGTCACCGGACGGCTGTCCCTTCTCGTGGATCGAGATCGGGACCTCGAAGAAGGTCGAGTGGACGATCGACGCGTACCCGAAGCTCAGCTTCAGCGTGGGTGATGGTGAGGTGGCCGTTCGCGGCTTGCTGGGACGTGTCACCGTGGCGTGGACCGGTTACGGCGGCGTGAAGCACGAGTCCGACCTCCTCTACCACATCACCGGCCAGGCCGCCGTGATCGACGGCAAGGTGACGTTCCGCAGCGACTGA
- a CDS encoding DNA repair helicase XPB: MSGGPLIVQSDKTLLLEIDHPDSQACRLAIAPFAELERSPEHVHTYRLTPLGLWNARAAGHDAEGVVNALITYSRYPVPHALLVDVAETMDRYGRLQLVNDPAHGLVLRALDRVVLVEVAKSKKLAGMLGTKLDDDTVTVHPSERGRLKQALLKLGWPAEDLAGYVNGEAHPIELAEAGKDGGKPWTLRSYQREAVEAFWAGGSGVVVLPCGAGKTLVGAAAMAEAKATTLILVTNTVAGRQWKRELVARTSLTEAEIGEYSGERKEIRPVTIATYQVLTSRRGGAFTHLDLFGARDWGLVVYDEVHLLPAPIFRFTADLQARRRLGLTATLVREDGREGDVFSLIGPKRYDAPWKDIEQQGWIAPAECTEVRVTLTDAERMAYATAEADERYRMAATTRTKLPVVKALLDRHPGEQTLVIGGYIDQLHQLGEYLDAPIVQGSTTNRERERLFDAFRSGELQTLVISKVGNFSIDLPEAAVAVQVSGTFGSRQEEAQRLGRVLRPKIDGRQAHFYTVVSRDTIDTEYAAHRQRFLAEQGYAYTIVDADDVLGPSLPSVD; this comes from the coding sequence GTGAGTGGTGGACCCCTGATCGTGCAGTCGGACAAGACCCTCCTCCTGGAGATCGACCACCCCGACTCGCAGGCATGCCGGCTGGCGATCGCACCGTTCGCCGAGTTGGAACGCTCCCCAGAGCACGTGCACACGTACCGGCTGACCCCGCTGGGGTTGTGGAACGCCCGGGCCGCCGGCCACGACGCCGAGGGCGTGGTCAACGCGCTGATCACCTACAGCCGCTATCCGGTTCCGCACGCCCTGCTGGTCGACGTGGCCGAGACGATGGACCGGTACGGCCGGCTCCAACTGGTCAACGACCCGGCACACGGCCTGGTGCTGCGGGCCCTGGACCGGGTGGTGCTGGTCGAGGTCGCCAAGAGCAAGAAGCTCGCCGGGATGCTCGGCACGAAGCTCGACGACGACACGGTCACGGTGCATCCGTCCGAGCGCGGACGGCTCAAGCAGGCGCTGCTCAAGCTCGGCTGGCCGGCGGAGGACCTGGCCGGCTACGTCAACGGTGAAGCCCACCCGATCGAGCTGGCCGAGGCCGGCAAGGACGGCGGGAAGCCGTGGACGCTGCGCTCGTACCAGCGGGAGGCGGTGGAGGCGTTCTGGGCCGGCGGGTCGGGTGTGGTGGTGCTGCCCTGCGGCGCCGGCAAGACCCTGGTCGGGGCGGCGGCGATGGCCGAGGCGAAGGCGACCACGCTGATCCTGGTGACGAACACCGTCGCGGGCCGGCAGTGGAAACGGGAGCTGGTCGCCCGCACGTCGCTGACCGAGGCGGAGATCGGCGAATACTCGGGCGAACGCAAGGAGATCCGCCCGGTGACCATCGCCACGTACCAGGTGTTGACGTCACGGCGCGGCGGCGCGTTCACCCACCTGGACCTGTTCGGGGCGCGCGACTGGGGTCTGGTCGTCTACGACGAGGTGCACCTGCTGCCCGCGCCGATCTTCCGGTTCACCGCCGACCTTCAGGCCCGCCGCCGGCTGGGGCTGACCGCAACCCTGGTCCGCGAGGACGGCCGGGAGGGGGACGTGTTCAGCCTGATCGGCCCGAAGCGGTACGACGCGCCGTGGAAGGACATCGAGCAGCAGGGCTGGATCGCCCCGGCCGAGTGCACCGAGGTACGGGTGACGCTGACCGATGCGGAGCGCATGGCGTACGCGACGGCGGAGGCCGACGAGCGCTACCGGATGGCGGCGACCACGCGTACCAAATTGCCGGTGGTGAAGGCGCTGCTCGACCGGCACCCGGGGGAGCAGACACTGGTGATCGGCGGGTACATCGATCAGCTGCACCAGTTGGGGGAGTACTTGGACGCGCCGATCGTGCAGGGGTCGACCACGAACAGGGAGCGGGAGCGGCTGTTCGACGCGTTCCGCTCGGGTGAGCTGCAGACCCTGGTGATCTCGAAGGTGGGCAACTTCTCGATCGATCTGCCGGAGGCGGCGGTGGCGGTCCAGGTATCGGGCACGTTCGGTTCCCGGCAGGAGGAGGCGCAGCGGCTCGGCCGGGTACTCCGGCCGAAGATCGACGGCCGGCAGGCACACTTCTACACGGTGGTGTCCCGGGACACGATCGACACCGAGTACGCCGCCCACCGGCAACGCTTCCTCGCCGAGCAGGGGTACGCCTACACGATCGTGGACGCCGACGACGTCCTTGGCCCGTCGCTGCCCTCGGTCGACTGA